The proteins below are encoded in one region of Brevundimonas fontaquae:
- a CDS encoding class I SAM-dependent methyltransferase produces the protein MRLAVYGLAAVLLSAAPALAQQSPQTQGAWTPPRSALSSAMPTFSDDTALQTAISAESRPAADRARDVYRHPYESLTFWGLTPGMTVVEIEPGGASWWRHILEPYAAATGGRYVPVNRPLESMGVADGTADFILVARAFHNWSRDGRTQPYLQAFFKALKPGGVLAVEQHRSAEGLNVADVASTGYVPESYVIHEARNAGFVLEARSELNANPKDDHDHPFGVWTLPPIRQSAARNDPSGRTLTPDERAAFDAIGESDRMTLRFRKPE, from the coding sequence ATGCGCCTTGCCGTTTACGGCCTCGCCGCCGTCCTGCTGTCCGCCGCCCCCGCCCTGGCCCAACAGTCGCCCCAGACCCAGGGCGCGTGGACGCCGCCGCGCTCGGCCCTGTCCAGCGCCATGCCGACCTTCTCCGACGACACGGCCTTGCAGACCGCCATCTCCGCCGAGAGCCGGCCCGCCGCCGACCGGGCGCGCGACGTCTATCGTCATCCGTATGAATCCCTGACCTTCTGGGGCCTGACGCCGGGCATGACGGTGGTGGAGATCGAGCCGGGCGGCGCCAGCTGGTGGCGTCACATTCTAGAGCCCTATGCGGCGGCGACCGGAGGTCGCTATGTGCCGGTCAATCGCCCGCTGGAAAGCATGGGCGTGGCGGATGGAACCGCCGACTTCATCCTGGTGGCCCGCGCCTTCCATAACTGGTCGCGCGACGGCCGGACCCAGCCGTATCTGCAGGCCTTCTTCAAGGCCTTGAAGCCCGGAGGCGTGCTGGCCGTCGAACAGCACCGCAGCGCGGAGGGTCTGAATGTCGCTGACGTCGCCTCCACCGGCTATGTGCCCGAAAGCTACGTGATCCATGAGGCGCGCAACGCCGGCTTCGTGCTGGAGGCGCGCAGTGAGCTGAACGCCAATCCCAAGGACGACCACGATCACCCGTTCGGCGTCTGGACCCTGCCGCCCATCCGCCAGTCGGCCGCGCGCAACGATCCGTCGGGCCGCACCCTGACGCCCGACGAACGCGCCGCCTTCGACGCCATCGGCGAGAGCGATCGGATGACCCTGCGTTTCCGCAAGCCCGAATAG
- a CDS encoding Hsp20 family protein: MRTYDFTPLYRSAVGFDRLANLLENASRATSQDTGYPPYNIETTGENAYRIEIAVAGFSPDELNIEVKENLLTVTGRKTANDDTATQKTYLHRGLAERDFERRFQLADYVVVNDANLVNGLLSISLKRELPEALKPRRIEIGAGQPLIEGQAEKKAEAA, translated from the coding sequence ATGCGTACCTATGATTTCACCCCGCTGTACCGTTCGGCCGTCGGCTTCGACCGTCTGGCCAATCTGCTGGAAAACGCCTCGCGCGCGACCAGCCAGGATACGGGTTATCCCCCCTACAACATCGAGACCACGGGCGAGAACGCCTATCGCATCGAGATCGCCGTCGCCGGCTTCAGCCCCGACGAGCTGAACATCGAGGTGAAGGAAAACCTGCTCACCGTAACCGGCCGCAAGACCGCCAATGACGATACGGCGACGCAGAAGACCTATCTGCATCGCGGCCTGGCCGAGCGCGATTTCGAGCGCCGCTTCCAGCTGGCCGACTATGTCGTCGTCAACGACGCCAATCTGGTCAACGGTCTGCTGTCGATCTCGCTGAAGCGCGAACTGCCCGAGGCGCTGAAGCCCCGCCGTATCGAAATCGGCGCCGGCCAGCCGCTGATCGAAGGCCAGGCGGAGAAGAAGGCTGAAGCGGCCTAA
- the hisN gene encoding histidinol-phosphatase has product MTEYEAFAIELAREAARVTLPFFRSDLGHEDKGGAAGFDPVTEADKQAEAAIRRLIAARYPDHGVIGEEYGEDRPDAEHVWVLDPIDGTRAFISGLPLWTTLIALCTAGKPTVGVIAQPYLDEIYIGGPSGARLLRGDVETPLAVRSCETLTDAVISTTDPDIFNGAELGAWTQVRATARLARLGCDAYAYAMVAAGKMDLVAETSLKPWDWSALVPVIEAAGGKVVNWRGAAPDDRGQVLAVGDARLIDQALVTLKRAAA; this is encoded by the coding sequence ATGACCGAATACGAAGCCTTCGCCATCGAACTGGCGCGCGAAGCCGCGCGCGTGACCCTGCCCTTCTTCCGCTCGGACCTCGGGCATGAGGACAAGGGCGGCGCGGCCGGCTTCGATCCCGTCACGGAAGCCGACAAACAGGCCGAGGCCGCCATCCGCCGCCTCATCGCCGCCCGCTATCCCGACCACGGTGTCATCGGCGAGGAGTATGGCGAGGATCGGCCGGACGCCGAGCACGTCTGGGTGCTGGATCCCATCGACGGCACCCGCGCCTTCATTTCAGGCCTGCCGCTGTGGACCACGCTGATCGCCCTTTGCACGGCCGGCAAGCCGACCGTCGGCGTCATCGCCCAGCCCTATCTGGACGAAATCTACATCGGCGGCCCGTCCGGCGCGCGCCTGTTGCGCGGCGATGTCGAGACGCCGCTTGCCGTGCGGTCCTGCGAGACGCTGACCGACGCCGTCATCTCGACCACGGACCCCGACATCTTCAACGGCGCCGAACTGGGCGCTTGGACCCAGGTGCGTGCGACCGCCCGCCTGGCGCGCCTCGGCTGCGACGCCTACGCCTACGCCATGGTGGCGGCGGGCAAGATGGATCTGGTCGCCGAGACCAGCCTGAAGCCTTGGGACTGGTCCGCCCTCGTGCCTGTCATCGAGGCGGCGGGCGGCAAGGTGGTGAACTGGCGCGGCGCGGCACCGGACGACAGGGGCCAGGTCCTGGCCGTCGGCGACGCGCGCCTGATCGACCAGGCGCTGGTGACGCTGAAACGCGCGGCCGCCTGA
- a CDS encoding alpha/beta fold hydrolase encodes MNRAQAFAANAPLMGVPGAAPPPGGKGDWFRGAGGMRLRAGLWKPFHLAADKVRGTVVLSPGRTEPIEKYYEVIGNFLARGWCVLTHDWRGQGLSARLLPDRLKGHARAVEEFLDDYNRLLNAYEDQCPKPWIMVGHSMGACLNLLSLESGEDRFAGAVLSSPMLRIKTGKRSMWSVKLVVRWNIRHGQAGDYILGDPDDPFDHNFAEDALTSDETRYEMWRQQLYACPHLAIGGPTYGWLAFALDAGERALKPKALKAVKAPVVIVQASADDVVWKQTNQWAAKRIPRGRYVEVAGAKHEVIMEADDLRAVFLNEFDAMADLVAPAADAVTDPAATTADGTAG; translated from the coding sequence GTGAACCGCGCCCAAGCCTTCGCCGCCAACGCCCCGCTGATGGGGGTTCCTGGCGCCGCCCCGCCGCCCGGCGGAAAGGGCGACTGGTTTCGCGGCGCAGGCGGAATGCGCCTGCGCGCCGGGCTGTGGAAGCCGTTTCATCTCGCTGCGGACAAGGTGCGCGGCACCGTCGTGCTCAGCCCCGGCCGCACCGAGCCGATCGAGAAATACTATGAGGTGATCGGCAACTTCCTGGCGCGCGGCTGGTGCGTGCTGACCCACGACTGGCGCGGCCAGGGGCTGTCGGCGCGGCTCTTGCCGGATCGGCTGAAGGGGCACGCCCGTGCGGTCGAGGAGTTTCTGGACGACTACAACCGCCTGCTGAACGCCTATGAGGACCAGTGCCCCAAGCCCTGGATCATGGTCGGTCACTCGATGGGCGCGTGCCTGAACCTGCTGTCGCTGGAAAGCGGCGAGGACCGGTTCGCCGGCGCGGTTCTGTCCAGTCCCATGCTGCGCATCAAGACCGGCAAACGGTCGATGTGGTCGGTCAAGCTGGTGGTGCGCTGGAACATTCGCCATGGCCAGGCGGGCGACTATATCCTGGGCGACCCCGACGATCCGTTCGACCACAACTTCGCCGAGGACGCCCTGACCTCGGACGAGACCCGCTATGAGATGTGGCGTCAGCAGCTTTACGCCTGCCCGCATCTGGCCATCGGCGGTCCCACCTATGGTTGGCTGGCCTTTGCGCTGGACGCCGGCGAGCGCGCGCTGAAGCCTAAGGCCCTGAAGGCAGTCAAGGCGCCGGTCGTGATCGTCCAAGCCAGCGCCGACGACGTGGTGTGGAAACAGACCAACCAATGGGCCGCCAAACGCATCCCGCGCGGCCGCTACGTCGAGGTCGCCGGCGCCAAGCACGAGGTCATCATGGAGGCCGACGACCTGCGCGCGGTCTTCCTGAACGAATTCGACGCCATGGCCGATTTGGTCGCGCCTGCGGCGGACGCGGTCACGGACCCGGCGGCGACGACTGCGGACGGGACGGCGGGCTGA
- a CDS encoding GlsB/YeaQ/YmgE family stress response membrane protein yields MGLGIIGWLVIGIVAGWLAEKVMGRNHGLLTNLIVGVVGALIGGFIAANVFGTPVGGFNFVTLIVAFLGACLLLFLLGLVKRRA; encoded by the coding sequence ATGGGTCTCGGAATCATTGGTTGGCTCGTCATCGGCATCGTCGCCGGCTGGCTGGCTGAAAAGGTCATGGGCCGCAATCACGGCCTGCTGACGAACCTGATCGTCGGCGTCGTCGGCGCCCTGATCGGCGGCTTCATCGCTGCAAACGTCTTCGGTACGCCGGTTGGCGGCTTCAACTTCGTCACGCTGATCGTGGCGTTCCTGGGCGCCTGCCTGCTGCTGTTCCTTCTGGGACTGGTCAAGCGTCGCGCTTGA
- a CDS encoding RNA pyrophosphohydrolase has product MSDLDAYRPNVGVVLFNREGLVWYGQRHATPGPHNWQFPQGGVDAGEDLEAAARRELHEETGVTSIELLARTDDWILYDFPPEAMNNAKAWRGFKGQKQQWFAFRFTGDECEIDLAADDEVEFDAWRWGPLSDACDLIVPFKRPAYEQVVAAFSHLAA; this is encoded by the coding sequence GTGTCCGATCTCGACGCCTATCGGCCCAATGTCGGGGTCGTGCTGTTCAACCGCGAGGGTCTGGTCTGGTACGGCCAGCGGCACGCCACGCCCGGCCCGCATAACTGGCAGTTCCCGCAAGGCGGCGTCGATGCGGGTGAGGATCTGGAAGCCGCCGCCCGCCGCGAACTGCATGAGGAAACCGGCGTCACCTCGATCGAACTGCTGGCGCGGACGGACGACTGGATCCTGTACGACTTCCCGCCCGAAGCCATGAACAACGCCAAGGCCTGGCGCGGTTTCAAGGGGCAGAAGCAGCAGTGGTTCGCGTTCCGCTTCACCGGCGACGAGTGCGAGATCGATCTTGCGGCCGACGACGAGGTCGAGTTCGACGCCTGGCGCTGGGGGCCGTTGTCGGACGCCTGCGACCTGATCGTGCCGTTCAAACGGCCGGCCTATGAACAGGTCGTCGCCGCCTTCTCGCACCTGGCGGCATAG
- a CDS encoding divergent polysaccharide deacetylase family protein has protein sequence MFAKRQSALAATAGTAPRGKDGPSLKPVVDALKKPPVAAGLAGLLLLSTSALFLTVLGDPKAGTPSAHVALEREAPAARAPAPTGFEAFSMGAMGLYQNLAGGADPAAGGDAVITLPDGGSVSGQGAPITAPVHAASPLAKAPIAGLSQPGSNGPLPMIAPDGRVPAQAYARPFRPNGKPRVSLIVGGLGLNAVTTRAAIERLPPEVTLSFVPYADNLQGWIDQARAQGHEVMLEMPMEPTGYPDNDPGPYTLLADGGADDVTAKMDWLLSRATGYFGVTNYLGDRFAGSDTGMNAFLSVLRQRGVAFLDDGSFQRRPGAWARASADRVIDRTQSPAAIVAALNGLEAQAKLRGSALGAGFSYPVTVEAAARWTAGLEQRGLQLAPASSLSMRPGR, from the coding sequence ATGTTCGCCAAACGCCAATCCGCACTCGCCGCCACCGCCGGGACCGCCCCGCGCGGCAAGGACGGCCCGAGCCTGAAACCTGTCGTCGACGCCCTGAAGAAGCCGCCGGTTGCCGCAGGTCTGGCGGGCTTGCTTCTGCTCAGCACCAGCGCCCTGTTCCTGACGGTGCTGGGTGATCCCAAGGCGGGAACACCCTCGGCCCATGTCGCGCTGGAACGCGAGGCGCCCGCAGCGCGAGCGCCGGCGCCGACGGGCTTCGAAGCCTTCTCCATGGGCGCGATGGGGCTGTATCAAAATCTGGCGGGCGGCGCCGATCCGGCCGCAGGCGGCGACGCCGTCATCACCCTGCCGGACGGCGGCAGCGTCTCGGGTCAGGGCGCACCCATCACGGCGCCGGTCCACGCGGCCTCGCCCTTGGCCAAGGCGCCCATCGCCGGCCTGTCGCAGCCCGGATCGAACGGTCCCCTGCCGATGATCGCGCCCGACGGCCGCGTGCCGGCCCAGGCCTATGCTCGCCCGTTCCGTCCGAACGGCAAGCCGCGCGTGTCGCTGATCGTCGGCGGGCTGGGCCTGAACGCCGTCACCACCCGCGCGGCGATCGAACGCCTGCCGCCGGAGGTCACGCTCAGCTTCGTGCCCTATGCCGACAATCTGCAGGGCTGGATCGACCAGGCGCGCGCGCAGGGCCATGAGGTCATGCTGGAAATGCCGATGGAGCCGACCGGCTATCCCGACAACGACCCCGGCCCCTATACGCTGCTGGCCGACGGCGGCGCCGACGACGTAACCGCCAAGATGGACTGGCTGCTGAGCCGCGCCACCGGCTATTTCGGCGTGACCAACTATCTAGGCGACCGGTTCGCCGGCTCGGACACGGGCATGAACGCCTTCCTGAGCGTCCTGCGCCAGCGTGGCGTCGCCTTCCTGGACGACGGCTCGTTCCAGCGTCGGCCGGGCGCCTGGGCGCGGGCCAGCGCGGACCGCGTCATCGACCGGACCCAGTCGCCCGCCGCCATCGTCGCCGCCCTGAATGGTCTGGAGGCCCAGGCCAAGCTGCGCGGTTCGGCCCTGGGGGCCGGCTTCAGCTATCCGGTGACGGTCGAGGCCGCCGCCCGCTGGACCGCCGGTCTGGAACAGCGCGGCCTGCAACTGGCGCCGGCATCGTCCCTGTCGATGCGGCCGGGGCGCTAG
- the ppc gene encoding phosphoenolpyruvate carboxylase: MMSPAADDALRDEVRLLGGILGDIIRDEGGQALFDHVEAVRQASIAYHRDPASHPAKRLEKLLTAMSVDQAAGLAHGFALFSLLANIAEDRSTRRRAQSQAEAGARPDTPEGALKRLADQGVDREAVRALLDQSLISPVLTAHPSEVRRKSVIDRIAAITDLLDACDKAGDACTLDAIAEPLRRQIVILWATRLVRTQGLVVQDEIDTVVSFLDRIFLHVAPKQLSAWRRLLEAPELRPFMRVGTWVGGDRDGNPNVDATVMAAAFRTQARAVLTFYLEEVHALGAELSLAAELAQVSPALQALADAAHDPSPHRADEPYRRALTGVYARLAATHEKLGDAPPPRRPAVQAEPYPGPDAFEADLKTLHDSLVWHHGGVFADDRLSDLITAVEVFGFHMATLDMRQNADVHERVVSDLLKVAGVELDYLTLDEEGRLKVLAAELASSRLLFSPYADYEPETLKERAILQAAATALAAFGAQAIRTHIVSKTDAASDLLEVYLLLKEVGLYRPEDPAACPIQAAPLFETIEDLRAARPTLERLLQEPSALAVAKARGVQEVMIGYSDSNKDGSYLTSGWELHEASRALVEVTQKHGLKLQLFHGRGGTVGRGGGSSFAGVLAQPEGTVQGRIRTTEQGEVIANKYGEPEIALRNLDALTCGAMLASLGKGTDHAFTAEHGATLSDLSARSMAAYRKLVYETDGFVDYYRAATPIAEIADLKIGSRPSSRTASTRIEDLRAIPWVFSWSQSRVMLPGWFGFGSAVQGKDMGELKAMAEAWPFFKTLVQNMEMVMAKSDMTIARRYATLVPDASLASRIYGEIREEWQRTHDAILAITGHDALLGGQPELDRLIRLRMPYVEPLNHVQIELIRRRRAGDDDPRVREGILLAINGVAAGLRNSG; encoded by the coding sequence ATGATGAGCCCCGCCGCCGACGACGCCCTGCGTGACGAAGTTCGACTGCTGGGCGGCATTCTGGGCGACATCATCCGCGACGAGGGCGGTCAGGCCCTGTTCGACCATGTCGAGGCGGTGCGACAGGCCTCGATCGCCTATCACCGCGACCCGGCTTCGCACCCCGCCAAGCGTCTGGAGAAGCTGCTGACCGCGATGTCGGTGGATCAGGCGGCCGGTCTGGCGCACGGCTTCGCATTGTTCTCGCTGCTGGCCAATATCGCCGAGGACCGCTCCACCCGCCGTCGCGCCCAGAGCCAGGCCGAAGCCGGCGCCCGGCCCGACACGCCGGAAGGCGCGCTGAAGCGTCTGGCCGACCAGGGCGTGGACCGCGAGGCCGTGCGCGCCCTGCTGGATCAGTCGCTGATCTCGCCCGTCCTGACCGCCCACCCGTCCGAGGTCCGGCGCAAGAGCGTCATCGACCGCATCGCCGCCATCACCGACCTGCTGGACGCCTGCGACAAGGCCGGCGACGCCTGCACCCTGGACGCCATCGCCGAACCGCTGCGCCGCCAGATCGTCATCCTGTGGGCCACGCGCCTGGTCCGCACCCAGGGCCTGGTGGTGCAGGACGAGATCGACACCGTCGTCTCCTTCCTGGACCGCATCTTCCTGCACGTCGCGCCCAAGCAGTTGTCGGCCTGGCGGCGGTTGCTGGAGGCGCCCGAGCTGAGGCCCTTCATGCGCGTCGGCACCTGGGTCGGCGGCGACCGCGACGGCAATCCGAACGTGGACGCCACGGTGATGGCCGCCGCCTTCCGCACCCAGGCGCGGGCCGTGCTGACCTTCTATCTGGAGGAGGTGCACGCCCTGGGCGCCGAACTCAGCCTCGCCGCCGAACTGGCCCAGGTGTCGCCCGCGCTTCAGGCCCTGGCCGACGCCGCCCATGATCCGTCGCCCCACCGCGCGGACGAGCCCTATCGTCGCGCCCTGACCGGCGTCTATGCCCGCCTCGCCGCCACGCACGAGAAGCTGGGCGACGCTCCACCGCCCCGTCGCCCCGCGGTCCAGGCTGAACCTTATCCCGGCCCCGACGCCTTCGAGGCCGATCTGAAGACGCTTCACGACAGCCTGGTGTGGCACCACGGCGGCGTCTTCGCCGACGACCGGCTCAGCGATCTGATCACGGCGGTCGAGGTGTTCGGCTTCCATATGGCGACACTGGACATGCGCCAGAATGCCGACGTCCATGAACGCGTCGTCTCCGACCTGCTGAAGGTCGCGGGCGTCGAACTCGACTATCTGACGCTGGACGAAGAGGGCCGGCTGAAGGTGCTGGCCGCCGAACTGGCCTCGTCGCGCCTGCTGTTCAGCCCCTATGCCGACTATGAACCGGAAACGCTGAAGGAACGCGCCATCCTTCAGGCGGCGGCGACCGCGCTCGCCGCCTTCGGCGCCCAGGCGATCCGCACCCATATCGTGTCCAAGACGGATGCGGCGTCCGACCTGCTGGAAGTCTATCTGCTGCTCAAGGAAGTCGGTCTCTACCGACCCGAAGACCCCGCCGCCTGTCCCATCCAGGCCGCGCCCCTGTTCGAGACCATTGAAGACCTTCGCGCCGCCCGCCCAACGCTGGAGCGGCTGCTGCAGGAGCCGTCCGCCCTCGCCGTCGCCAAGGCGCGAGGCGTGCAGGAGGTGATGATCGGCTATTCGGATTCGAACAAGGACGGCTCCTACCTGACCTCGGGCTGGGAGTTGCACGAGGCCTCGCGCGCCTTGGTCGAGGTGACGCAGAAGCACGGGCTGAAGCTGCAACTGTTCCATGGGCGCGGCGGCACGGTCGGGCGCGGCGGCGGTTCGTCCTTCGCCGGCGTCCTGGCCCAGCCCGAAGGCACGGTCCAGGGCCGCATCCGCACCACCGAACAGGGCGAGGTCATCGCCAACAAATACGGCGAGCCGGAGATCGCGCTTCGCAATCTGGACGCCCTGACCTGCGGCGCCATGCTGGCCTCGCTGGGTAAGGGGACGGACCACGCCTTCACCGCCGAACACGGCGCGACCCTGTCGGACCTGTCGGCGCGTTCGATGGCCGCCTATCGCAAGCTGGTCTATGAGACCGACGGCTTCGTCGACTACTACCGCGCCGCCACCCCCATCGCCGAGATCGCCGATCTGAAGATCGGCTCGCGCCCGTCGTCGCGCACCGCCTCGACGCGGATCGAGGATCTGCGGGCCATTCCCTGGGTGTTCAGCTGGTCGCAAAGCCGGGTCATGCTGCCCGGCTGGTTCGGTTTCGGCTCGGCGGTGCAGGGCAAGGACATGGGCGAGTTGAAGGCGATGGCCGAGGCCTGGCCCTTCTTCAAGACGCTGGTTCAGAACATGGAGATGGTCATGGCCAAGTCCGACATGACCATCGCCCGTCGCTACGCGACCCTGGTGCCCGACGCCTCTCTTGCCTCACGCATCTATGGCGAAATCCGCGAGGAGTGGCAGCGCACCCATGACGCCATCCTGGCCATCACCGGCCATGACGCTCTGCTGGGCGGCCAGCCCGAACTGGACCGGCTGATCCGGCTGCGCATGCCCTATGTCGAGCCGCTGAACCACGTCCAGATCGAACTGATCCGCCGCCGCCGCGCAGGCGACGACGACCCCCGCGTCCGCGAAGGCATCCTTCTGGCCATCAACGGCGTGGCGGCGGGCTTGCGAAACAGCGGCTGA
- a CDS encoding class I SAM-dependent methyltransferase, giving the protein MADRLASASGLSRRFLLSGAAALGLTGVAACGRKDEAAKAPAAPPTPAGPPEGSLEWAVQGSWRSAQDKARAAFRHPMETLRFFGLQPKMTVVEFWPGSGWYTEILAPYLTKGAGTYVAALFPEGPTADPAQAVLNTAFRTRFSSDKRLYGEPQFSVFGAGSGPVIAAGTAEMCLFMRTLHGWMAAGIAEKAFADAFAALRPGGILGVEQHRLSPAEDQDPVAANGYVQEAFVRQLAAEAGFVFVEASEINANPEDTKDHPFGVDTLAPTRLTAPRGEPADPAFDRSKYDAIGESDRMTLKFRKPE; this is encoded by the coding sequence ATGGCTGATCGTCTGGCGAGCGCGAGCGGATTGTCGCGTCGGTTTTTGCTGAGCGGCGCTGCGGCGCTGGGGCTGACCGGCGTGGCGGCTTGCGGGCGCAAGGACGAGGCCGCAAAGGCGCCCGCCGCGCCGCCCACGCCCGCGGGGCCGCCGGAAGGCTCGCTGGAATGGGCGGTTCAGGGATCGTGGCGCTCGGCCCAGGACAAGGCGCGCGCCGCCTTCCGTCACCCGATGGAGACGCTGCGTTTCTTCGGTCTTCAACCCAAGATGACGGTGGTGGAGTTCTGGCCCGGCAGCGGCTGGTACACCGAAATCCTGGCCCCCTATCTGACCAAGGGGGCGGGAACCTATGTCGCCGCCCTGTTCCCCGAGGGGCCGACCGCCGATCCGGCGCAGGCCGTGCTGAACACCGCCTTCCGCACGCGATTCTCCAGCGACAAGAGGCTTTATGGCGAGCCGCAGTTTTCAGTCTTCGGCGCGGGGTCCGGTCCGGTGATCGCGGCGGGCACGGCCGAGATGTGCCTGTTCATGCGAACCCTGCATGGCTGGATGGCGGCGGGCATTGCGGAAAAGGCCTTCGCCGACGCCTTCGCCGCCCTGCGCCCCGGCGGCATCCTGGGTGTCGAGCAACATCGACTGTCCCCAGCGGAGGATCAGGATCCGGTCGCGGCCAACGGCTATGTCCAGGAAGCCTTCGTGCGCCAGTTGGCGGCCGAAGCGGGCTTCGTCTTCGTCGAGGCGTCCGAGATCAACGCCAATCCGGAAGACACCAAGGATCACCCGTTCGGCGTCGACACCCTGGCGCCCACGCGCCTGACCGCGCCGCGCGGCGAACCGGCTGACCCCGCCTTCGACCGATCCAAATACGACGCGATCGGCGAGAGCGATCGCATGACCTTGAAGTTCAGGAAGCCCGAGTGA
- a CDS encoding helix-turn-helix domain-containing protein, whose product MADDIDLHLGRRLRRRRRLLGLTQQQLAVQVGIRFQQIQKYECGANRISAARLWQLAEALETPVAYFYDGLAEAMEADAPTPKGGEVFSRKETLDLIQAYYQLDERPRRRLLDLAKSLHAGDVAAA is encoded by the coding sequence ATGGCCGACGACATCGACCTTCATCTGGGCCGGCGCCTGCGCCGCCGTCGCCGCCTGCTGGGTCTGACCCAGCAGCAGTTGGCCGTTCAGGTCGGCATCCGCTTTCAGCAGATTCAGAAGTACGAATGCGGCGCCAACCGCATCTCCGCCGCGCGCCTGTGGCAGTTGGCCGAGGCGCTGGAAACGCCCGTCGCCTATTTCTACGATGGCCTGGCCGAGGCGATGGAGGCCGACGCACCGACGCCCAAGGGCGGTGAAGTCTTTTCGCGCAAGGAAACGCTGGATCTGATTCAGGCCTACTATCAGTTGGACGAACGGCCCCGCCGGCGTTTGCTGGATCTGGCCAAGTCCCTGCATGCGGGCGACGTGGCCGCCGCCTGA